CATTGACGCCAACGAAGTCCCAGCGAAACTGGTCAGAGAGATAGATGATGATGTTCGGTTTCGCCTTCGGAGCCGAACTCGTAGTGCGCTGCCCCTGTGCTTCCGCGGCAGACGCAGCCGAACCGAGGACCGCCCCACCGGCGGCAGCAGAGGTGTTACGGAGGAATTGGCGACGATTCATGCGACTTTCTTTCTCCTTAGAAGTAGAACTTGAGGCTCGCCTGCAGCTCACGCGGATCGTTCGGATTGTCGCGCGTGGCGCTGATCTGCGCAAAGGTGCTGGGCGAGGTAAAGTTCAGCGATCCGGGTTGGGCAAAGTTGGGAGTATTGGTGAGGTTGAAGCTCTCCGCACGGAACTCAAAATAACGGACGTCTGACAGACTAAACCTGCGGAAGACAGAGAAGTCCAATCGGCGGAACGGCGGGCCGGAGACCTGGGCAGGAGCTCCGCCGAGGCTACCCACAGCCGGGTTCGCAAATGCCGCCGGGTTGAGGAACTGCTTCACGTTGTGCGAGCCCGCGTAAGGATCCTGCCCCGGAACCTTCAGAGCAAAGCAGCCGAGACCGGCGGCCGTCGTCGTGGTGCAGGCTACGGACAACGGCTGCCCATCTTGAGCGGTAAAGATCCAGTTGGCGGACCATCCGCCTGCGAGTGCCCGTGCAACCCCTGTGGTGGCGTAGCGCTTGCCTTTGCCGAAGGGCAGCTCATAGGTTCCGCTGGTGTGAAAGATGCGGCGGACATCGATATCACAGGCGGCGTAGTCTGCTCCAATGCCGTAGCCGGAGACATATGGTGCGCGATAGCCGCCGACACCGTTGTCCAGCAGATCACGCGCCGTTCCCAGGCACTTGGAGTAGGTGAAGTTGGCCAGAAGGCTGAAGCCGCGGCTCAGGCGATGCTCGACGCCGGCCTGCAATGAGTTGTAGTTCTGCGACGCATTGCGAGCGTTATAGTTGCCGCCCACAGCGAAGTCCTTGAAGAAGGAGTTCGACTTGGTGTTCGCAGTCGGCGCAAGGATCGTGCTGACAGTATTGGTGGAGAAGCTCGACTGAATGTGCTTCGCGTTGCTACCTACGTAGCCAAGAAAGACGATAGTCCGCGGCGTGAGCTGGTATTGGAGCTGCAGGTTGAATGCCTGGCTATAGGTGGTCTTGGGGTTGCGCGGCTCACCGAAGAGCGAGATGGAACCGAGCGTTGCCGAAGCAGGATTAAGCGGGACATTCTGCAGGCCCTGCGAGAGTGGACCTACGGAGTTGTCGGCCGTAACCGGTGTCACCGAGCTGCCGGCCGTATAGCTGGTAGTGACCTGGAAGGGGAAGTTTACCCAGGGGCTGATGCTGAGACCGTGGTTCTCATAGCCCTGGAAGAAGAGTCCATAGCCGCCGCGAATCACCAACCGCTCGAGGGCCTGGTAGGAGAAGCCCACGCGTGGGGCAAAGTTTTTGTTTGATGCATACCCCATGACCTTGTCAGGAATGGGTGTGAAGGCAATGCCATCTGTTGCCAGCAGGTTCTGGAAAGCAGACGGGACATTTGCGACCTGCGATTGCGGGATATAGAAGCGAGAGACGCCATCGCTGGTATCGCCAGTCTGTGCCGGAACGAAGTTCGCGAAGCGTCCGCCCGTCTCCGTCGGTATACCAAGGAACTCCCAGCGCAGACCGAAGTTGAGAGTGAGCTTATCGGTAGTCTTCCAACTGTCCTGCACATAGGCACCGACATACTGGCGTACCAGATTGAAGATCGGCGAGAAGCTGGAGGCCGAAACAGTATTCGATCCGCCAAGACTGCGCAGCGTTCCCGGTGTGGACGTCAGCGGAGCCAGAAGGAATTGCGCACGGTCAGTCGAGCCATCCGTATTGGCGACGACCGAGGTATAGCTGCCGTTGTTAGCGAAGCTGCCGCGCGAAGTGCTGGGTGTCAGTGTGGGAAAGGCAATGTGCTGGTACTCGACGCCAGTGCGAATCTGGTGCCGAGCCTTATCGAGCGTGAGGTTTTCGGTAAACTGTGCGATCTTGCTGGATTTGTCGCTGGGCAGTGTGCCAGGCGCACCCAGTGATGAGAGTTGGCCGAAGGTAAACTGCGGCAGACCTCCATTGCCCTGCACCTGCGGGATACCGGGAATACCGTACTGTGCGGGGATATCGAGCGTATCAGCACCAAGCTGCAACCGGACATCACGTACGCGGCTGTAGCCGACACGGGCTTCGTTCACGATATGCGGGCTGAAGATATGCGTCTCGCTCAGCGCGATGTTCTGTGACTGGGTGTTGCCATTGCTGGGACGTGAGGCCGAGCCATCGGCTACTCCGGGAAATGGACTAGGGATCGTCTGCTGTGTCTTGACGATGCTGTATCGCACAAAGGTCGTGTCTGCAGAACTGAAGGCCTCATCGAAACGAATATCTCCGCTGTCGGTCGTCGTGCGATTGATGGGGCTGGTGACGTAATTGTTCTGCAGGCCTGTGCTCGTCGGCTGTGGATAGAGATTGAGCAGCGCAATGGCGTTGTCCGCAAGACGGCTACGTGGGATCTGATTCAAACGGGCTTTGTTTGCTGCTGTCGTGAAGTTGGTCACGCCAACAAGGGATCCGCTATAGAAGGGATCACGCACATAGCCGCTGGGCGTGCCGGTAAGACCTGTAACCGGATCAACACCGCTTGCCGGAAGCTGACGTGTCGTCGAGGGATCGAAGACGGTGCCTACCGGAAAGCTGCGGTTCAACGCATCGCTACGCGAACCCGACTGCAGCGCAATGAGGTCCTGCAGATTGGTGTAGCTGCTATTGTGCTCCGCCAGTGTGGGAACCGTCTGCGTGTAGGTTCTGCCCTGGGCGATGCGGCTTCCCTGGTAGTCAAGGAAGAAGAAGGTGCGGTTATGGCCATCGTAGAGATGCGGAATTACGACCGGCCCACCGAGCGTTCCACCGAACTGGTTCTGACGGAATGCCGGCTTATCCTGGGTCGGCAGTACGAAATAGTCCTTCGCATCGAGCGCACTGTTACGCAGATACTCCCACACATTGCCGTGCAACGTATTTGCGCCGGACTTGGTACTGACGTTCAGCACCGCTCCGGCTGAGTGACCAAACTCCGCCGAGTACGTGCTGGTCTGCACCGTAAACTCGCGAATGGCATCCGGCGGCGGAAGCACCACATACTGCGCCTGGTTGACCAAGTCGGCAATGGCGGCGTTGTCGTCCATGCCATCGAGCAGATAGTTGTTCTGGGTACGGCGGGCTCCATTGGCAGTGAATGAGCCACTGGCCTGCAGGTTGCGGCTGTCATTCTGTGCAAAGGTCACGCCCGGCGAAAGCTGCGCCAGAAAAGTCGCATTGCGGCCATTGAGAGGCAGCGCGTTGATGCTGTGCTCACTGACTAGTTGCTGCACGCTGGAAGAACGCGTATCGAGCAACGGATTCTCCGTTATGACCTCGACAACCTCAGAGGTCGAGCCGGCTTCAAGGCACGGACGAACCTCAAGTCTGGACTGAATCGTGACCTCGAGGTGTTCCGTGACGCTCTGTTTGAAGCCCTGCTGCGAGACGGTGAGAGTATAGATTCCCAGCTTCACGGGGCTGAAGTTGAAGTAACCGTCCTGTCCTGAGTGAAGATGCAGGACTATGCCGGTCTTCTCTTCTCGCAGAATGAGGTCGGCATCAGGAATTACGGCTCCCGTCGAATCGCTGACCACACCGCTGATGGAGCCGGTATCAACCTGGGCATACAGCTCATTCGGCAGCAGGGAAAGCCAGGTCAATGACGACAAGAGAGCCGCGTACAGACGATATCCGCGCAAAGCGGGTGTGCGGGGGGACATAGACACAGGTGCTCCTATGGCATGAGCAGGCACGTGCCGAGACTGGAGCTCTTACACGCGTCTCATTGTGTTGATTTCAGTTGTAAGGAAGAAGCGTAACCGCGAGAGGGACACGAAACGTGTTTCCTGCAAGGCGAGTGCAGCAGCGATCAACGACAACAACAAAGGCAACAATCCTGCCGGAACAGACGAGCCAGTTCTACGGGTGAAAGTCGCATGCGCTGATGATAACGAGAACAGATGAATGCGTCCAGTAAGCGACATTGTCTGCCTGCGCAATCTTTTGACAGGCCGGAAGTGGTTCTAGTATCTAGGTAACGCGTTTGACTTCCTTTAATCTCCACGTTGAAAAGAGAGCCTAGATGACCCTGTTCTCCAACCTCCGCTTCCGTATGCAACATACTCTTGCCCGCACGGCCGGCGTGCTGTTGGCCGGCGCCATAGCGACCGGAGCGGCACTGCATGCGCAGAAGGCTGCGCCGATGCGCATCTACTTCATCGACGTAGAAGGCGGACAGTCGACGCTGTTCGTCATGCCGGACCACACCTCACTGCTGGTAGATACCGGCTTCCCCAGCAATGGCGGGCGCGACTCGCAACGCATCGTAGATACAGCGAAAAAAGCAGGGGTCTCTCGCATCGACTATGTGTTGCTCACGCACTATCACCTGGATCATCTGGGCGGCGTGCCGGAGCTGGTCGCGAAGATCCCGGTCGGTACCTTCATTGACCACGGTGACAATCGCGAGACGGTCGTTCCTGGCACCGTGCGGAACTATGAGAACTACCAGGCGATGTTGCAGTCCGGAAAGTACAAGCACATCATCGTCAAGCCAGGCGACAAGCTGCCGATTCCAGGTGTAGACCTGACCTTCTTAAGCGCGGCCGGCGAGGTTTTGGATAAACCTCTTCCAGGAGCAGGACAGGCGAATGCGACCTGCTCCGCTCCGGACAACATGCCGGAAGGGATCAATACGCCCGATCAGGCGGAGAACGCACAGTCGGCTGGCTTCGAGATGAACTTC
This genomic window from Terriglobus albidus contains:
- a CDS encoding TonB-dependent receptor, whose protein sequence is MSPRTPALRGYRLYAALLSSLTWLSLLPNELYAQVDTGSISGVVSDSTGAVIPDADLILREEKTGIVLHLHSGQDGYFNFSPVKLGIYTLTVSQQGFKQSVTEHLEVTIQSRLEVRPCLEAGSTSEVVEVITENPLLDTRSSSVQQLVSEHSINALPLNGRNATFLAQLSPGVTFAQNDSRNLQASGSFTANGARRTQNNYLLDGMDDNAAIADLVNQAQYVVLPPPDAIREFTVQTSTYSAEFGHSAGAVLNVSTKSGANTLHGNVWEYLRNSALDAKDYFVLPTQDKPAFRQNQFGGTLGGPVVIPHLYDGHNRTFFFLDYQGSRIAQGRTYTQTVPTLAEHNSSYTNLQDLIALQSGSRSDALNRSFPVGTVFDPSTTRQLPASGVDPVTGLTGTPSGYVRDPFYSGSLVGVTNFTTAANKARLNQIPRSRLADNAIALLNLYPQPTSTGLQNNYVTSPINRTTTDSGDIRFDEAFSSADTTFVRYSIVKTQQTIPSPFPGVADGSASRPSNGNTQSQNIALSETHIFSPHIVNEARVGYSRVRDVRLQLGADTLDIPAQYGIPGIPQVQGNGGLPQFTFGQLSSLGAPGTLPSDKSSKIAQFTENLTLDKARHQIRTGVEYQHIAFPTLTPSTSRGSFANNGSYTSVVANTDGSTDRAQFLLAPLTSTPGTLRSLGGSNTVSASSFSPIFNLVRQYVGAYVQDSWKTTDKLTLNFGLRWEFLGIPTETGGRFANFVPAQTGDTSDGVSRFYIPQSQVANVPSAFQNLLATDGIAFTPIPDKVMGYASNKNFAPRVGFSYQALERLVIRGGYGLFFQGYENHGLSISPWVNFPFQVTTSYTAGSSVTPVTADNSVGPLSQGLQNVPLNPASATLGSISLFGEPRNPKTTYSQAFNLQLQYQLTPRTIVFLGYVGSNAKHIQSSFSTNTVSTILAPTANTKSNSFFKDFAVGGNYNARNASQNYNSLQAGVEHRLSRGFSLLANFTYSKCLGTARDLLDNGVGGYRAPYVSGYGIGADYAACDIDVRRIFHTSGTYELPFGKGKRYATTGVARALAGGWSANWIFTAQDGQPLSVACTTTTAAGLGCFALKVPGQDPYAGSHNVKQFLNPAAFANPAVGSLGGAPAQVSGPPFRRLDFSVFRRFSLSDVRYFEFRAESFNLTNTPNFAQPGSLNFTSPSTFAQISATRDNPNDPRELQASLKFYF
- a CDS encoding ComEC/Rec2 family competence protein → MTLFSNLRFRMQHTLARTAGVLLAGAIATGAALHAQKAAPMRIYFIDVEGGQSTLFVMPDHTSLLVDTGFPSNGGRDSQRIVDTAKKAGVSRIDYVLLTHYHLDHLGGVPELVAKIPVGTFIDHGDNRETVVPGTVRNYENYQAMLQSGKYKHIIVKPGDKLPIPGVDLTFLSAAGEVLDKPLPGAGQANATCSAPDNMPEGINTPDQAENAQSAGFEMNFGKLRILDLGDLTWDKERLLMCPANKIGHINLLIVSHHGSKPSSSPALIDGITPQVAIMDNGERKGGYVPVLDTIRTTLSKPDLWQLHYALEGGDQHNTGKAMIANPLSPEGEAAAKELAEGKPLPPPAPHANDAGNSITVEAYATGRFTVTNGRNGFAKTYQAK